A portion of the Citrobacter rodentium NBRC 105723 = DSM 16636 genome contains these proteins:
- a CDS encoding sialidase family protein, protein MSVNVDRDGVIRPDSKGALVETAMLPSACPQNHAANLLPLPDGSLMCVWFGGTQEGVADISIWGSRLSPGSHQWSEAVRLSHDPTRSEQNPVLFLAPDNVLWLLWTAQIAGNQDTAIVRYRRSTDLGYSWSDTAVLLDTPGTFIRQPITVLANGNWLLPVFYCRTKPGEKWVGNSDISAVKISSDGGQSWRDAIVPQSLGCVHMNITTLPDGRLAALFRSRWADSIYYSQSDDNGESWTAPTPTALPNNNSSIQVTTLSSGELALVYNHMSAEGAQERRASLYDEIDGGDSSRTEPEATNGKSAFWGAPRAPMTVAISADGGKSWPWRRNLDEGDGYCMTNNSQDKRNREFSYPSINQTPDGTLHIAYTWFRQAIKYVRVSPDWVKKARS, encoded by the coding sequence ATGTCTGTAAATGTGGATCGCGACGGAGTCATCCGCCCGGACAGCAAGGGCGCATTAGTCGAAACGGCAATGCTACCTTCAGCCTGCCCACAAAACCATGCTGCAAATTTATTGCCTCTGCCGGACGGTTCGCTGATGTGCGTCTGGTTTGGCGGAACACAGGAAGGCGTTGCCGATATTTCGATATGGGGTTCACGCCTGTCGCCCGGCAGCCATCAATGGAGCGAAGCGGTCCGGCTTTCGCATGACCCCACCCGGTCGGAACAAAACCCGGTGCTGTTCCTTGCGCCGGATAACGTGCTGTGGCTGCTCTGGACCGCGCAGATCGCCGGTAATCAGGATACGGCGATCGTTCGTTACCGCCGGTCAACCGATCTGGGTTACAGCTGGAGCGATACCGCTGTCCTGCTGGACACGCCAGGGACCTTTATCCGCCAGCCGATTACGGTGCTGGCTAACGGCAACTGGCTGCTGCCGGTGTTTTACTGCCGGACAAAACCTGGCGAAAAATGGGTCGGCAACAGCGACATCAGCGCGGTGAAAATATCCTCAGATGGCGGTCAGAGCTGGCGAGACGCGATCGTGCCGCAGAGCCTGGGTTGCGTACATATGAATATCACGACGCTGCCGGACGGCAGGCTGGCGGCGCTGTTTCGCAGTCGCTGGGCCGACAGCATCTATTACAGCCAGTCAGACGACAACGGCGAAAGCTGGACAGCCCCCACACCGACAGCGCTTCCCAACAACAACTCATCCATTCAGGTGACAACGCTCAGCAGCGGCGAACTGGCGCTGGTCTACAACCACATGAGCGCAGAGGGCGCGCAGGAAAGACGTGCTTCGCTGTATGACGAAATCGACGGTGGCGACAGTAGCCGGACAGAGCCTGAGGCAACCAACGGAAAAAGTGCGTTCTGGGGCGCGCCACGGGCGCCCATGACCGTGGCGATCTCCGCTGACGGAGGTAAAAGCTGGCCCTGGAGGCGAAATCTTGATGAAGGCGACGGCTACTGTATGACCAATAATTCGCAGGACAAGCGTAACCGCGAATTTTCTTACCCAAGCATCAACCAGACTCCGGATGGAACCCTGCATATTGCTTATACCTGGTTTCGCCAGGCGATTAAGTATGTCCGGGTTTCCCCCGACTGGGTGAAGAAAGCCAGATCGTGA